One segment of Pseudomonas sp. FP2196 DNA contains the following:
- a CDS encoding peptidylprolyl isomerase — MAKATARHILVSDEAKCNELKTQIEGGADFAEVAKANSTCPSSRQGGDLGSFGPGQMVKEFDTVVFSAPINVVQGPVKTQFGYHLLEVTSRQD; from the coding sequence ATGGCTAAAGCCACTGCCCGTCACATCCTGGTTTCCGATGAAGCCAAATGCAACGAACTCAAGACCCAGATCGAAGGCGGCGCTGATTTCGCTGAAGTCGCGAAGGCCAACTCCACTTGCCCGTCCAGCCGTCAGGGTGGTGACTTGGGTTCGTTCGGTCCAGGCCAAATGGTCAAGGAATTTGACACCGTGGTATTCAGCGCGCCAATCAACGTCGTGCAAGGCCCGGTAAAAACCCAGTTCGGTTATCACCTGCTGGAAGTCACCAGCCGTCAGGACTGA